From the Cervus elaphus chromosome 20, mCerEla1.1, whole genome shotgun sequence genome, one window contains:
- the RAD54L gene encoding DNA repair and recombination protein RAD54-like isoform X1 encodes MRRSLAPSQLAKRKPEDGPSDDEDWQPGTVTPKKPKKSSCETQSQECFLSPFRKPLTQLTNRPPCLDSSQHEAFIRSILSKPFKIPIPNYQGPLGSRALGLKRAGVRRALHDPLEEGALVLYEPPPLSAHDQLKFDKEKLPVHVVVDPILSKVLRPHQREGVKFLWECVTSRRIPGSHGCIMADEMGLGKTLQCITLMWTLLRQSPDCKPEIDKAVVVSPSSLVRNWYNEVGKWLGGRIQPLAIDGGSKDEIDQKLEGFMNQRGARVPSPILIISYETFRLHVGVLQKGSVGLVICDEGHRLKNSENQTYQALDSLNTSRRVLISGTPIQNDLLEYFSLVHFVNSGILGTAQEFKKHFELPILKGRDAAASEEDRRVGEERLRELTSIVNRCLIRRTSDILSKYLPVKIEQVVCCRLTPLQIELYKRFLRQAKPAEELREGKMSVSSLSSITSLKKLCNHPALIYDKCVEEEGGFEGTLDIFPPGYNSKALEPQLSGKMLVLDYILAVTRSHSSDKVVLVSNYTQTLDLFEKLCRARRYLYVRLDGTMSIKKRAKVVERFNNPSSPDFVFMLSSKAGGCGLNLIGANRLVMFDPDWNPANDEQAMARVWRDGQKKTCYIYRLLSAGTIEEKIFQRQSHKKALSSCVVDEEQDVERHFSLGELKELFTLDEANLSDTHDRLRCRRCVNNRQVWPPPDGSDCTSDLAQWNHSTDKRGLKDEVLQAAWDAASTAITFVFHQRSHEEQRGLHL; translated from the exons ATG AGGAGGAGCTTAGCTCCCAGCCAGCTGGCCAAAAGAAAACCGGAAGATGGACCCTCTGATGATGAAGACTGGCAGCCTGGAACAGTG ACTCCTAAGAAACCTAAGAAATCCAGCTGTGAGACCCAGAGCCAGGAGTGTTTCCTGTCTCCTTTTCGGAAACCTTTGACTCAGCTAACGAATCGACCACCCTGTCTGGACAGCAGTCAACAT gaaGCATTTATTCGAAGCATTTTGTCAAAGCCTTTCAAAATCCCCATTCCAAATTATCAAG GTCCTCTGGGCTCTCGGGCATTGGGCCTCAAACGGGCTGGGGTCCGCCGAGCCCTCCATGACCCCCTGGAAGAAGGTGCCTTGGTTCTGTATGAGCCTCCCCCACTGAGCGCCCATGACCAGCTGAAGTTTGACAA GGAAAAACTTCCTGTTCATGTGGTTGTTGATCCTATTCTGAGTAAGGTCTTGAGGCCTCATCAGAGAGAG GGAGTGAAGTTCCTGTGGGAGTGTGTCACCAGTCGGCGCATCCCCGGGAGCCATGGCTGCATCATGGCTGATGAGATGGGCCTGGGCAAGACGCTGCAGTGCATCACACTGATGTGGACGCTTCTGCGCCAGAGTCCAGACTGCAAGCCAGAAATCGACAAGGCAGTGGTGGTGTCGCCCTCCAGCCTAGTGAGGAACTGGTACAATGAAGTTGGGAAATGGCTTGGAGGGAGGATCCAACCTCTGGCCATCGATGGAGGCTCTAAGGACGAGATAGACCAAAAGCTGG AAGGATTTATGAACCAGCGTGGTGCCAGAGTGCCTTCTCCCATCCTCATCATTTCCTATGAGACTTTCCGCCTTCACGTTGGAGTCCTCCAGAAAGGGAGTGTTGGACTGGTCATATGTGATGAG GGACACAGGCTCAAGAACTCCGAGAATCAGACTTATCAGGCCCTGGACAGCTTGAACACCAGCCGACGGGTGCTCATCTCCGGGACCCCTATCCAAAATGATCTCCTTGAGTATTTCAGCTTGGTACACTTTGTTAATTCGGGAATCCTGG GAACTGCTCAGGAGTTCAAGAAGCATTTTGAATTGCCAATTCTGAAGGGTCGAGATGCAGCTGCCAGCGAGGAAGATAGGCGTGTAGGAGAGGAGCGACTGCGGGAGCTCACCAGCATTGTGAATAG GTGCCTGATACGGAGGACATCTGATATCCTTTCTAAATATCTGCCTGTGAAGATCGAGCAGGTGGTTTGTTGTAG gctgacACCACTTCAGATTGAATTATACAAGAGGTTTTTGAGACAAGCCAAGCCAGCAGAAGAGTTGCGTGAGGGCAAGATGAGtgtgtcttctctttcttccatcacCTCACTGAAGAAACTCTGTAATC atccAGCTTTAATCTATGACAAGTGTGTGGAAGAGGAAGGTGGCTTTGAAGGTACCTTGGACATATTTCCCCCTGGTTATAACTCCAAGGCTCTAGAGCCTCAGCTGTCAG GTAAGATGCTGGTCCTTGATTACATTCTGGCGGTGACCCGAAGCCACAGCAGTGACAAAGTAGTGCTGGTGTCCAATTACACTCAGACATTGGACCTCTTTGAGAAACTCTGCCGAGCCCGAAG GTACTTATATGTTCGCTTAGATGGCACGATGTCCATTAAGAAGCGAGCCAAGGTTGTGGAGCGCTTCAACAACCCATCG agtcCTGACTTTGTCTTCATGCTAAGCAGCAAAGCTGGTGGCTGTGGCCTTAATCTCATCGGGGCTAACCGACTGGTCATGTTTGACCCTGACTGGAACCCAGCCAATGATGAACAAGCCATGGCCCGGGTCTGGCGTGATGGTCAAAAGAAGACCTGCTATATCTATCGCCTGCTGTCT gcaggAACCATTGAGGAGAAGATCTTTCAGCGTCAGAGCCACAAGAAAGCACTGAGCAGCTGTGTGGTGGATGAGGAGCAGGATGTGGAGCGACACTTCTCTCTCGGCGAGTTGAAGGAGCTGTTTACCCTGGATGAGGCTAACCTCAGTGACACACATGACAG GTTGCGCTGCCGCCGCTGTGTCAACAACCGCCAGGTCTGGCCACCCCCTGATGGTTCTGACTGCACCTCAGATCTGGCTCAGTGGAACCATAGCACTGATAAGCGGGGGCTCAAGGATGAGGTACTGCAGGCTGCTTGGGATGCTGCCTCCACTGCCATCACCTTTGTCTTCCACCAGCGTTCCCATGAGGAGCAGCGGGGCCTCCACCTTTAA
- the RAD54L gene encoding DNA repair and recombination protein RAD54-like isoform X2 — MRRSLAPSQLAKRKPEDGPSDDEDWQPGTVTPKKPKKSSCETQSQECFLSPFRKPLTQLTNRPPCLDSSQHEAFIRSILSKPFKIPIPNYQGPLGSRALGLKRAGVRRALHDPLEEGALVLYEPPPLSAHDQLKFDKEKLPVHVVVDPILSKVLRPHQREGVKFLWECVTSRRIPGSHGCIMADEMGLGKTLQCITLMWTLLRQSPDCKPEIDKAVVVSPSSLVRNWYNEVGKWLGGRIQPLAIDGGSKDEIDQKLGFMNQRGARVPSPILIISYETFRLHVGVLQKGSVGLVICDEGHRLKNSENQTYQALDSLNTSRRVLISGTPIQNDLLEYFSLVHFVNSGILGTAQEFKKHFELPILKGRDAAASEEDRRVGEERLRELTSIVNRCLIRRTSDILSKYLPVKIEQVVCCRLTPLQIELYKRFLRQAKPAEELREGKMSVSSLSSITSLKKLCNHPALIYDKCVEEEGGFEGTLDIFPPGYNSKALEPQLSGKMLVLDYILAVTRSHSSDKVVLVSNYTQTLDLFEKLCRARRYLYVRLDGTMSIKKRAKVVERFNNPSSPDFVFMLSSKAGGCGLNLIGANRLVMFDPDWNPANDEQAMARVWRDGQKKTCYIYRLLSAGTIEEKIFQRQSHKKALSSCVVDEEQDVERHFSLGELKELFTLDEANLSDTHDRLRCRRCVNNRQVWPPPDGSDCTSDLAQWNHSTDKRGLKDEVLQAAWDAASTAITFVFHQRSHEEQRGLHL; from the exons ATG AGGAGGAGCTTAGCTCCCAGCCAGCTGGCCAAAAGAAAACCGGAAGATGGACCCTCTGATGATGAAGACTGGCAGCCTGGAACAGTG ACTCCTAAGAAACCTAAGAAATCCAGCTGTGAGACCCAGAGCCAGGAGTGTTTCCTGTCTCCTTTTCGGAAACCTTTGACTCAGCTAACGAATCGACCACCCTGTCTGGACAGCAGTCAACAT gaaGCATTTATTCGAAGCATTTTGTCAAAGCCTTTCAAAATCCCCATTCCAAATTATCAAG GTCCTCTGGGCTCTCGGGCATTGGGCCTCAAACGGGCTGGGGTCCGCCGAGCCCTCCATGACCCCCTGGAAGAAGGTGCCTTGGTTCTGTATGAGCCTCCCCCACTGAGCGCCCATGACCAGCTGAAGTTTGACAA GGAAAAACTTCCTGTTCATGTGGTTGTTGATCCTATTCTGAGTAAGGTCTTGAGGCCTCATCAGAGAGAG GGAGTGAAGTTCCTGTGGGAGTGTGTCACCAGTCGGCGCATCCCCGGGAGCCATGGCTGCATCATGGCTGATGAGATGGGCCTGGGCAAGACGCTGCAGTGCATCACACTGATGTGGACGCTTCTGCGCCAGAGTCCAGACTGCAAGCCAGAAATCGACAAGGCAGTGGTGGTGTCGCCCTCCAGCCTAGTGAGGAACTGGTACAATGAAGTTGGGAAATGGCTTGGAGGGAGGATCCAACCTCTGGCCATCGATGGAGGCTCTAAGGACGAGATAGACCAAAAGCTGG GATTTATGAACCAGCGTGGTGCCAGAGTGCCTTCTCCCATCCTCATCATTTCCTATGAGACTTTCCGCCTTCACGTTGGAGTCCTCCAGAAAGGGAGTGTTGGACTGGTCATATGTGATGAG GGACACAGGCTCAAGAACTCCGAGAATCAGACTTATCAGGCCCTGGACAGCTTGAACACCAGCCGACGGGTGCTCATCTCCGGGACCCCTATCCAAAATGATCTCCTTGAGTATTTCAGCTTGGTACACTTTGTTAATTCGGGAATCCTGG GAACTGCTCAGGAGTTCAAGAAGCATTTTGAATTGCCAATTCTGAAGGGTCGAGATGCAGCTGCCAGCGAGGAAGATAGGCGTGTAGGAGAGGAGCGACTGCGGGAGCTCACCAGCATTGTGAATAG GTGCCTGATACGGAGGACATCTGATATCCTTTCTAAATATCTGCCTGTGAAGATCGAGCAGGTGGTTTGTTGTAG gctgacACCACTTCAGATTGAATTATACAAGAGGTTTTTGAGACAAGCCAAGCCAGCAGAAGAGTTGCGTGAGGGCAAGATGAGtgtgtcttctctttcttccatcacCTCACTGAAGAAACTCTGTAATC atccAGCTTTAATCTATGACAAGTGTGTGGAAGAGGAAGGTGGCTTTGAAGGTACCTTGGACATATTTCCCCCTGGTTATAACTCCAAGGCTCTAGAGCCTCAGCTGTCAG GTAAGATGCTGGTCCTTGATTACATTCTGGCGGTGACCCGAAGCCACAGCAGTGACAAAGTAGTGCTGGTGTCCAATTACACTCAGACATTGGACCTCTTTGAGAAACTCTGCCGAGCCCGAAG GTACTTATATGTTCGCTTAGATGGCACGATGTCCATTAAGAAGCGAGCCAAGGTTGTGGAGCGCTTCAACAACCCATCG agtcCTGACTTTGTCTTCATGCTAAGCAGCAAAGCTGGTGGCTGTGGCCTTAATCTCATCGGGGCTAACCGACTGGTCATGTTTGACCCTGACTGGAACCCAGCCAATGATGAACAAGCCATGGCCCGGGTCTGGCGTGATGGTCAAAAGAAGACCTGCTATATCTATCGCCTGCTGTCT gcaggAACCATTGAGGAGAAGATCTTTCAGCGTCAGAGCCACAAGAAAGCACTGAGCAGCTGTGTGGTGGATGAGGAGCAGGATGTGGAGCGACACTTCTCTCTCGGCGAGTTGAAGGAGCTGTTTACCCTGGATGAGGCTAACCTCAGTGACACACATGACAG GTTGCGCTGCCGCCGCTGTGTCAACAACCGCCAGGTCTGGCCACCCCCTGATGGTTCTGACTGCACCTCAGATCTGGCTCAGTGGAACCATAGCACTGATAAGCGGGGGCTCAAGGATGAGGTACTGCAGGCTGCTTGGGATGCTGCCTCCACTGCCATCACCTTTGTCTTCCACCAGCGTTCCCATGAGGAGCAGCGGGGCCTCCACCTTTAA
- the LRRC41 gene encoding leucine-rich repeat-containing protein 41 isoform X1 yields MAAPEAWRARSCWFCEVAAATTMEATSREAAPAKSSASGPSAPPALFELCGRAVSAHMGVLESGVWALPGPILQSILPLLNIYYLERIEETALKKGLSTQAIWRRLWDELMKTRPSSLESVTCWRAKFMEAFFSHVLRGTIDVSSDRRLCDQRFSPLLHSSRHVRQLTICNMLQGATELVAEPNRRVLETLASSLHTLKFRHLLFSDVAAQQSLRQLLHQLIHHGAVSQVSLYSWPVPESALFILILTMSAGFWQPGPGGPPCRLCGEASRGRAPSRDEGSLLLGSRRPRRDAAERCAAALMASRRKSEAKQTARAAPATRVTRRSTQESLTAGGTDSKREPLPPAASHEAPGTRRPPSAPATTSSASSSTSSSKRAPASSAPQPKPLKRFKRAAGKKGARTRQGCGAESEDLYDFVFIVAGEKEDGEEMEIGEVACGALDGSDPSCLGLPALEASQRFRSISTLELFTVPLSTEAALTLCHLLSSWVSLESLTLSYNGLGSNIFRLLDSLRALSGQAGCRLRALHLSDLFSPLPILELTRAIVRALPLLRVLSIRVDHPSQRDNPAVPGNAGPPSNIIGDEEIPENCLEQLEMGFPRGAQPAPLLCSVLKASGSLQQLSLDSATFASPQDFGLVLQTLKEYNLTLKRLSFHDMNLADCQSEVLFLLQNLTLQEITFSFCRLFEKRPAQFLPEMVAAMKGNSTLKGLRLPGNRLGNAGLLALADVFSEDSSSSLCQLDISSNCIKPDGLLEFAKRLERWGRGAFGHLRLFQNWLDQDAVTAREAIRRLRATCHVVSDSWDSSQAFADYVSTM; encoded by the exons CCCTCCCAGGCCCAATACTTCAAAGCATCTTACCTCTGCTCAATATATATTACTTGGAGAGGATTGAGGAAACTGCCCTCAAGAAAG GCCTCTCCACTCAGGCCATTTGGCGACGATTATGGGATGAGCTGATGAAGACAAGGCCTTCCAGTTTGGAA AGCGTGACCTGTTGGCGAGCCAAGTTTATGGAGGCCTTTTTTTCCCATGTTCTACGTGGGACCATTGATGTGTCTTCTGACAGGCGTCTTTGCGACCAGCGCTTCTCACCTCTCCTGCATAGCTCCCGCCACGTCCGGCAGCTCACCATCTGCAACATGCTGCAGGGTGCAACTGAGCTGGTGGCCGAGCCCAACCGCAGGGTTCTGGAGACCCTGGCCAGTTCCCTGCACACCCTTAAGTTCCGCCACTTGCTGTTCTCCGATGTGGCTGCTCAGCAGTCACTTCGGCAGCTGTTACATCAGCTTATTCACCATGGGGCTGTCAGCCAGGTGTCGCTGTACTCCTGGCCTGTGCCCGAGTCAGCCCTTTTCATTCTTATCCTAACCATGAGTGCTGGCTTCTGGCAGCCAGGCCCTGGTGGTCCGCCCTGCCGCCTCTGTGGAGAGGCCTCCCGAGGCCGGGCCCCATCCCGAGATGAAGGGTCCCTTTTGCTGGGCTCACGCCGGCCTCGCCGAGATGCTGCTGAGCGATGTGCTGCAGCTCTGATGGCCTCCCGGCGTAAGAGTGAAGCCAAGCAGACGGCCAGAGCTGCACCTGCCACTCGGGTAACACGCCGGAGCACACAGGAGAGCCTGACAGCAGGCGGCACAGACTCTAAGAGGGAGCCACTCCCTCCAGCCGCCTCCCATGAGGCTCCTGGCACCAGACGCCcaccctctgctccagccaccACCTCCTCTGCTTCTTCTTCCACATCCTCATCTAAACGGGCTCCAGCCAGCTCAGCCCCACAGCCTAAGCCCCTAAAGCGTTTTAAGCGAGCTGCAGGGAAGAAGGGTGCTCGCACCCGTCAGGGGTGTGGCGCAGAATCTGAAGACCTGTATGACTTTGTTTTCATTGTGGCGGGTGAGAAAGAGGATGGGGAAGAGATGGAGATTGGGGAAGTGGCTTGTGGAGCTTTGGATGGATCAGATCCCAGCTGCCTGGGACTTCCAGCACTGGAAGCCTCCCAACGATTCCGCAGCATTTCCACCTTGGAGCTTTTCACAGTTCCACTCTCCACAGAGGCGGCTCTGACACTGTGCCACCTGCTGAGCTCCTGGGTGTCTCTGGAGAGCCTCACACTCTCCTATAATG GCCTGGGCTCTAATATCTTCCGTCTGCTGGACAGCCTGCGGGCCCTGTCAGGCCAGGCTGGATGCCGCCTCCGTGCCCTGCATCTCAGTGATCTGTTCTCACCATTGCCCATCCTGGAGCTGACACGTGCCATTGTGCGAGCCCTGCCCCTGCTGCGGGTCCTCTCTATCCGTGTGGACCACCCCAGCCAGAGGGACAACCCAGCTGTGCCTGGGAATGCAGGGCCCCCTAGCAACATAATTGGGGATGAGGAGATACCAG AAAACTGCCTGGAACAGCTGGAGATGGGATTTCCACGGGGAGCCCAGCCAGCCCCACTGCTTTGCTCTGTACTGAAGGCCTCAGGTTCTCTGCAGCAACTGTCCCTGGATAGTGCCACCTTTGCATCTCCCCAAGATTTTGGGCTTGTGTTGCAGACACTCAAAG AGTACAACCTAACCCTAAAGAGGCTGAGCTTCCACGACATGAATCTGGCTGACTGTCAGAGTGAGGTGCTCTTTTTGCTACAGAATCTGACTCTTCAAG AGATTACCTTCTCCTTCTGCCGTCTGTTTGAGAAGCGCCCAGCCCAATTTCTGCCCGAGATGGTTGCTGCTATGAAGGGCAACTCCACACTGAAGGGCCTCCGGCTGCCAGGGAACCGCCTGG GGAATGCTGGCCTACTGGCCCTGGCAGATGTTTTCTCGGAAGATTCATCCTCCTCTCTCTGTCAGCTGGATATCAG TTCCAACTGCATCAAGCCAGATGGGCTTCTGGAGTTCGCCAAGCGGCTGGAGCGCTGGGGCCGTGGGGCCTTTGGTCACCTGCGCCTCTTCCAGAACTGGCTGGACCAGGATGCAGTCACAGCCAGGGAAGCCATCCGGCGGCTCCGGGCCACCTGCCATGTGGTTAGCGACTCGTGGGACTCATCCCAAGCCTTCGCAGATTATGTCAGCACCATGTGA
- the LRRC41 gene encoding leucine-rich repeat-containing protein 41 isoform X2, with protein sequence MKTRPSSLESVTCWRAKFMEAFFSHVLRGTIDVSSDRRLCDQRFSPLLHSSRHVRQLTICNMLQGATELVAEPNRRVLETLASSLHTLKFRHLLFSDVAAQQSLRQLLHQLIHHGAVSQVSLYSWPVPESALFILILTMSAGFWQPGPGGPPCRLCGEASRGRAPSRDEGSLLLGSRRPRRDAAERCAAALMASRRKSEAKQTARAAPATRVTRRSTQESLTAGGTDSKREPLPPAASHEAPGTRRPPSAPATTSSASSSTSSSKRAPASSAPQPKPLKRFKRAAGKKGARTRQGCGAESEDLYDFVFIVAGEKEDGEEMEIGEVACGALDGSDPSCLGLPALEASQRFRSISTLELFTVPLSTEAALTLCHLLSSWVSLESLTLSYNGLGSNIFRLLDSLRALSGQAGCRLRALHLSDLFSPLPILELTRAIVRALPLLRVLSIRVDHPSQRDNPAVPGNAGPPSNIIGDEEIPENCLEQLEMGFPRGAQPAPLLCSVLKASGSLQQLSLDSATFASPQDFGLVLQTLKEYNLTLKRLSFHDMNLADCQSEVLFLLQNLTLQEITFSFCRLFEKRPAQFLPEMVAAMKGNSTLKGLRLPGNRLGNAGLLALADVFSEDSSSSLCQLDISSNCIKPDGLLEFAKRLERWGRGAFGHLRLFQNWLDQDAVTAREAIRRLRATCHVVSDSWDSSQAFADYVSTM encoded by the exons ATGAAGACAAGGCCTTCCAGTTTGGAA AGCGTGACCTGTTGGCGAGCCAAGTTTATGGAGGCCTTTTTTTCCCATGTTCTACGTGGGACCATTGATGTGTCTTCTGACAGGCGTCTTTGCGACCAGCGCTTCTCACCTCTCCTGCATAGCTCCCGCCACGTCCGGCAGCTCACCATCTGCAACATGCTGCAGGGTGCAACTGAGCTGGTGGCCGAGCCCAACCGCAGGGTTCTGGAGACCCTGGCCAGTTCCCTGCACACCCTTAAGTTCCGCCACTTGCTGTTCTCCGATGTGGCTGCTCAGCAGTCACTTCGGCAGCTGTTACATCAGCTTATTCACCATGGGGCTGTCAGCCAGGTGTCGCTGTACTCCTGGCCTGTGCCCGAGTCAGCCCTTTTCATTCTTATCCTAACCATGAGTGCTGGCTTCTGGCAGCCAGGCCCTGGTGGTCCGCCCTGCCGCCTCTGTGGAGAGGCCTCCCGAGGCCGGGCCCCATCCCGAGATGAAGGGTCCCTTTTGCTGGGCTCACGCCGGCCTCGCCGAGATGCTGCTGAGCGATGTGCTGCAGCTCTGATGGCCTCCCGGCGTAAGAGTGAAGCCAAGCAGACGGCCAGAGCTGCACCTGCCACTCGGGTAACACGCCGGAGCACACAGGAGAGCCTGACAGCAGGCGGCACAGACTCTAAGAGGGAGCCACTCCCTCCAGCCGCCTCCCATGAGGCTCCTGGCACCAGACGCCcaccctctgctccagccaccACCTCCTCTGCTTCTTCTTCCACATCCTCATCTAAACGGGCTCCAGCCAGCTCAGCCCCACAGCCTAAGCCCCTAAAGCGTTTTAAGCGAGCTGCAGGGAAGAAGGGTGCTCGCACCCGTCAGGGGTGTGGCGCAGAATCTGAAGACCTGTATGACTTTGTTTTCATTGTGGCGGGTGAGAAAGAGGATGGGGAAGAGATGGAGATTGGGGAAGTGGCTTGTGGAGCTTTGGATGGATCAGATCCCAGCTGCCTGGGACTTCCAGCACTGGAAGCCTCCCAACGATTCCGCAGCATTTCCACCTTGGAGCTTTTCACAGTTCCACTCTCCACAGAGGCGGCTCTGACACTGTGCCACCTGCTGAGCTCCTGGGTGTCTCTGGAGAGCCTCACACTCTCCTATAATG GCCTGGGCTCTAATATCTTCCGTCTGCTGGACAGCCTGCGGGCCCTGTCAGGCCAGGCTGGATGCCGCCTCCGTGCCCTGCATCTCAGTGATCTGTTCTCACCATTGCCCATCCTGGAGCTGACACGTGCCATTGTGCGAGCCCTGCCCCTGCTGCGGGTCCTCTCTATCCGTGTGGACCACCCCAGCCAGAGGGACAACCCAGCTGTGCCTGGGAATGCAGGGCCCCCTAGCAACATAATTGGGGATGAGGAGATACCAG AAAACTGCCTGGAACAGCTGGAGATGGGATTTCCACGGGGAGCCCAGCCAGCCCCACTGCTTTGCTCTGTACTGAAGGCCTCAGGTTCTCTGCAGCAACTGTCCCTGGATAGTGCCACCTTTGCATCTCCCCAAGATTTTGGGCTTGTGTTGCAGACACTCAAAG AGTACAACCTAACCCTAAAGAGGCTGAGCTTCCACGACATGAATCTGGCTGACTGTCAGAGTGAGGTGCTCTTTTTGCTACAGAATCTGACTCTTCAAG AGATTACCTTCTCCTTCTGCCGTCTGTTTGAGAAGCGCCCAGCCCAATTTCTGCCCGAGATGGTTGCTGCTATGAAGGGCAACTCCACACTGAAGGGCCTCCGGCTGCCAGGGAACCGCCTGG GGAATGCTGGCCTACTGGCCCTGGCAGATGTTTTCTCGGAAGATTCATCCTCCTCTCTCTGTCAGCTGGATATCAG TTCCAACTGCATCAAGCCAGATGGGCTTCTGGAGTTCGCCAAGCGGCTGGAGCGCTGGGGCCGTGGGGCCTTTGGTCACCTGCGCCTCTTCCAGAACTGGCTGGACCAGGATGCAGTCACAGCCAGGGAAGCCATCCGGCGGCTCCGGGCCACCTGCCATGTGGTTAGCGACTCGTGGGACTCATCCCAAGCCTTCGCAGATTATGTCAGCACCATGTGA